The following is a genomic window from Dama dama isolate Ldn47 chromosome 4, ASM3311817v1, whole genome shotgun sequence.
ACATGATTACTTCCTAGTGCTATTATCCCTAGGGCCACTAAATGCAAGCAAACCAACATGGCCCTAGAGACCTCATACATACACTGCAACTCATCCCATTCCTACAGTACTCAGCGAACACATCTTGATGTAACTCAGCTCAGTTTTATGACCCAAGTGAACCAGCCCTACAAGACTCACATGATTATACACATTATGATCCAACTTAATGTTGCCCCAGAAAACGTCTAGCCACATAACGCTATGCAATTCAACATGACAGAACCCTGAAACACTTGTACACACTCACATTCCAACCCAACTTGACCTCATATGACCTAGAAAGCTCACATTCTATCACTTGACTCCGTGTTTCTACATGGCTCACAAGTTCACAGAACCTAAAATAACATGGCCCTAGGAGAATCACAAAGCCACTCAGTTTCCAATGTCTCAACTCAACTCCACAACACCATGCATGAACACACAATCAGTCCCAACAGTGCCATGGGTGACCACCTTACTTGATCCAACATGGCCCCAGGGGACTCATAAAACCACAGAACCCTGCACAATGCTGTTGGACAAGACTCCCAACCCAACCCAACCCAACCCAACATGGAACCAAGAAACTCACAAAACTATGTGACCAAACCTATCTCAACACTACCCCAAAAGGCTCCACAAGCATTGCACAACCCAGTGCAGTACAAACCAATGGAACCTCCATCTCAACTCAGTATAACCCATTGCCATTCACTGTCACCTCAGGAGGTACCCACAGGAGCTACCAATCCACAACTGAAGACCCAATAAGACTTAGTGTTCCCCAGTTCATTACCACTTAACTTAGTTCATCCTAGAAACAACACCCTCCCCCCAactttcccctcctcccttcccgcCCTCCCTCCAAGGAAATGTGAGGTCCTTCAGACCTCAACTGTCCCTCACACTTCGGTGACCATGTGTTTCCCAGGGGGGGCCCAGAGTGGAGGTGGCAGCTCAGACACCTCTCGATCCACCAACCCCCCATTGACCTTGCCCTCCAGGGGGCCACAGGGCTGCGTGTCCACGTGGCTGTACATCCCAGCCTCTTCGTCATCTGTCTCCCGGTGGTAAAAGTAGCTGAAGTTGGAGACAATGACTGGCACAGGTAGGGAAATGGTCAGCACGCCGGCGATGGCACACAGAGAGCCCACTATCTTGCCACCCACAGTGACGGGTGCCATGTCTCCATAGCCAACTGTGGTCATAGTGACCACCGCCCACCAGAAGGATTCAGGGATGCTGGTGAAATGGGAGTCTGCCCGATCCACCTCGGCAAAGTAGACTGCGCTGGAGAAGAGGACCACACcaatgaagaggaagaagatgagAAGGCCGAGCTCACGCATGGAGGCCCTTAAGGTCTGGCCCAAGATCTGCAGGCCCTTTGAGTGCCTGGAGAGCTTGAAGATGCGGAAGACACGTACCAGTCGGATGACTCGCAGGATGGCCAGTGACATGGCTGGCTGGCCCACTCCCCGCTGCCGGGCCAGCTCGGTACCCAGCGCCACAAAGTAGGGCAGGATGGCCACGAAATCGATGAGGTTCATCACATTCTTGAAGAAGGCTGTCTTGCTTGGGCAGGTCACCAGGCGCACCAGCAGCTCAAAGGAGAACCAACAGATGCACAGAGTCTCCACCACAAAGAACGGGTCATCGAAGGGCAAGCGAGGCGGGGGTCCAGGCACTGGGCTGGAGCCGTTCAGCCGAGCCGAGAACTGCAGGGAGGAAGGGATTCAGGAAGGACCATGCCAGGGCTGGGACACACTGGGACGGCCATATTTGTGGGTTAAATATTCAACTACTTCTTTACAAATTGGCCAATAGCCGCTGTCTCCAGAACCCCCCTGACCCAATTGGCAAAACCTTCCTACCAGGACCCCAGGGATCATCCCTGTAAGGCTGACTTTAGGATCCCTGATTCTTCACTGGCAGGGTCTCCTGAATCGATGCTAGAGTGGAGCTCAACCTCGTCCCTTCCGAAATCCCGCCCCCAGCGTTGAATTTCCAGATGGGGAGGGTCCCAGTCCTGGCCTCATTCTCTTATGCCCTGCCCTCCCCAAACCCAGCCCAGACCGTGATGGTTAAAGACCTTGTCTTTAATGCCAAAACCTGGGCTCCTCCTCTGACTAACCTCAGTTCACCTTTCTTCACGATGGAGGCCTCTTACCCCAGCCCTCAGGCCCCACCCCTCTTATCTCCATCTCTCTAGGTGGCTTTCTTCAGATCCCAGACCTCAGTGCCTCCAGTCCATCCTTCCCATTGGTTACTGCCAGCCGCACAGACGGCCGATTTTTCAGTTTCTCCTCACCCCTCAGTTTTGATTTCTTAATAcacctttcctcctgccctccacagGCCGGGTTTCTCACCTACCTCAACGCTCGCCTTCTGATAAGGCAAGTCCTCCTATTCAGATCCTCAGATCCCGTCCCATTAAGCTATATACATTTCCCTTCCCCAGCCCAGCTTTTAATGGTAGAATCCCTAGTCGGGCGCTGTCCCTGGGTTGCTCCCCCTctcacagcttcccaggtggcgctagcggtaaagaacctgcctcccagtgcaggagacttatgAGACACAGGGTCGATCcaagggtagggaagatcccctggagaaggaaatggtaacccactccggtattcttgcctgggaaaccccacggacagaggagcctggctggctacggtccatagggtggcaaagagtcggacacgactgaagcagcttagaaCGCACAGCCCCTCGCCTCCCATTCCGATTCATTTGGTTTTCCAACCCCAAAGCCCTGCCCTCCCACGGCCAGGCCCCACCTTCCTGAGAAGCCCCGCCTCCCAATGCCCCTTACCCCACCTTATGATTGGCCAGGACCCCGTGGACGCGACTCACCTCCTCCCAAACCCCGCCCCGTCACATTCAGGCCCCGCCCCTTACCGGGCCAGCGGCAGCCACCGCGGCGAGCCCCGGGTTGTCGCGGTCGTCGCGAAAGTCGGGCAGCGTCTCGAGGCAGAAGACGACGATGGAGACGAGGATGACAAGCACCGAGACGACGGCGAGCACGCGCGCCGCCTGCGAGCTCTCGGGGAACTCGAAGAGCAGCCAGAGTTGGCGCGCGAAGGCGTGGCGGGGCAGGGGGCGCTCGGTCGGCAAGGGGCAGCCCTCATCCTCGCGCAGGCGCGCTAGCGCCGCGCCGCCCAGCCCGTAGaaggccacctcctccaggaagacgTCGAGCGGCACGTGCGCCGGCCGCCGCAGCCGCCCGCCTGACTGGTAGTAGTAGAGGACCGCGTCGAAGCTGGGCCGATGCCGATCGAAGAAGTACTCGCGGCGCGCGCCGTCGTAGAAGCGGCTGCGGCGCACTGGGTCCCCGAGCAGCGTGTCCGGGAAGCGGCCCAGCGTGCGCGCCCGGGTCTCGAACCGCAGCCCGGCCACGTTGAGCACCACCCGCTCGCAGCAGCCGCAGGGCGGCGGGCACCCGGGCTCCATGGCGCGCGCAGCCCCGGCGACCCGCGGACGGACGTGTGGCCCCGACGCCCgacccggcccggcccggccccgcctcggccgccgccgccgccgccccagcCTGGTGTCCGGTGTCCACGCGTAAAAATAGCCCGGCCGCGCGGCCAGGGCGCGGGGGAGGGGGCGCCGTGACCCCGGCGGGGCAGAGGGCGGCCGCGCGCCCTCTGCCGGGGCGCCCGCCCTTCCGCCTGGCCGCCGCCGCGCTGGGGTTTCTCCGGGTTCATTCCGCCTTCGGGGCCCCTTTCTCTCCGTCTCCCCATCTCCTGAGACTTCTGTTCTGCGGCCCTCCgggttttcctgtgtgtgtgtgtgtgtgtcgtctattttttttttttttccgtctattttttaaaatgagcatcTGAACGCCTCTGTTTGGAGTCACAGATTTCCATCTCTctcattcttttgtatgtctCTGCTTCTGGCTATGTCTTTGCTTTGGGTCTCTCTGATCTCAGGGTTGGTATCTCTGAGTTATGTCTCTGGGTcatttttctcttggtttttgCCGTTCTAGAGTCACCTGTGTCTGGGGATTCCTGGCAGTCTGTGTCTTGGTCTCTCTGAATCTCCGTCTTCAGTTTGATTCTTGTATCACTATCTCTCtttatttcttgtttctcttgGTCGCTGTCTTTCATCTCTGCCTAGGTCTCTCTCCTTGTCTCTCTGGCTCTCTTCTCTTATTATCTCTTAGCTCGCTgtgtctctgtccctgggattctctggggCTCCCTTCCAGCTAGCTTTCTTTCCCTGTCTCTGAATTACTGCAAGTCTCTGTCTCAGGGCTTCCGGACCGCTGAGCCTCTCCGGAGTCATACGTCTGAATCTCTCTCTGACCATCACTCTAGGTTGGCTCGGCCACTGTCCTGGTGGTTGCCCCATCCTGGGGACGTTCCAGCAGCCGCTCATGGGCGTGAGCCCCCCCACACCAGATCCCCTCgctctcctctcccacccccaccccagggtctcTACCTGGCTTCTCTGCCAGACTTCCTGAGCCCCAGCAAGGCCCGAGCTGGGGCCCTGAATAGTGCTAAAGAAGGCCGGGCCTGCCAGGAACAggtggggggtgggctggggagatGCCGCAGGGTCACTCGAAGGGACCAAAGGACAGACCGACGATGGCCTTCCAGCCACTGGTGTCCTATGACACCGGGTAAAAATAGCCCCATCGGATGAGCTTGGAGGGAAGCAATGGGGATTGGACACCCAGACTCCCGGGCATGAGTCCCCAGGCGCCCTCTgctgggggagaggagagagccACTAAAGGTTTTAGCTCCCTAGGAATTTTGGCCCTCTTCCTGTCTGCAGTTTTGCGATATTTTGTCACCATCCATCTGGGTTTGTGTCCTTCTCTGTGTATCTATGTTCCTTTCTTGCATGGTCTTTGACCCTCCCCGTGAGTGAAtctctcttcctcccacccccctcccatctctctggccttttcccttctctctggtcttttctctctcccttttattCTTCTCATTCTCAGAACTCACAGAAGCCTCTCTGTGGGTTTCTGAACATTTGGTATGAACAgatccttcctccttccttacaCCCTTCTGCTACTGAGCCTGGAGGTGGGCTCACTCTTTCTTTCACCTCCAGAAAATTCTCCCTTCCTCAGCTCCTGGGACACTCAAGCTATCCATGGACATCTCTCCCCAGCCTTCCCTAAAAACTCATCTTTCCCCCTTCTGGCCACTCCCACTCTTTCAGGGaagagtttgaatcctggctccataTTCATCATTCTAAAACTACTgtcatagggaattccctggaggtccagtggttaggatctggcactttcactgctgaaggccagggttcagtccctgggagaGGACCTGATATCTCACAAACTGcacagcagccaaaaaaaaggaaagctacaGTCATCCTTGGAAGGGATGCTATGTGATTTTAGAGGTTAGATCATAAAAGGCAACCTTCCACCCCACTCTTTTCCTTAGGACACTTGTGCAGGCCAGATGACAAGGCCCATGTGGAGAGGACGCTAAGGCACTAAACTTGCAGCTAATGAGCAGCATCAGCCTGCGGCCACGTGAGTGAGCCATCTCAGAAGCACATCCTCCTGCCCCAGCTAGGCTACCCACTGTAGCACAGATAAGTCTtctccccccagccctgcccagctcGTAGCCTTGTGAGCAAAATGAATGgtctttgttgttttcagtcacaCAGTCTTTGGGTGGTTTGTTACACACACCATGATAATAGATAATCCACATGTGGTATCTTGGTACTCTGAGCCTGTCATTTCCATCCGATCtaccccagcctcctcccttccttccttccatttttaaagttttatcaaGCTACAGTTCACTCATTTCCATTCacacagaggacttccctggtgtccagtggctaagactctgtacctACCACCCCCCTACACAAaaaagactctgcactcccaatgcagggggcctggattcaatccctggtctgggaactagatccctcatgccataATGAAGATTGATGATCCTGAGTTCTGCAACAAAGCCTTGCgcagcctaaataaatattaaaaaataaaaggggcttccctaatggctcagatgctgaagaatctgcctgcaacacaggagaccggggttccatctctgggttgggaagatctcctggagaagggaatggcaatccactccagtatttttgcctggaaaatcccatggacagagtctggcgagctagagtccatagggtcacaaagagtcagacacgactgagcgattaacacactttgaaaaaataaagtatacaatCCAATGGCTCCTATTTTCATGAGTTTTGCGTCCATCACCACAATTGAATTTAGACCATTTTTGTTATCCCCCCAGAGAAACTCCACACCCTTATCTGTCACCCCTTAATTGAACCACCCACAATTTGGAGGTAATTTGCTACAGCAGTAACAGGAAAATAAGAGACGGTCTCTCCTCTTCCTTGGTATCATTCTTGTTCCTGTGTTACAATAAGACCTTTTTTTagaatttgttttacttttaattttgaaatattttcagactTACAAacaaaagagagggaaagatagCACAGAGAATTCATGATAGCCTTCACCCAGATTCTCCTAATGTTAGCGTCTTACATTGCCATGGTTACTTTGTTGAAGAAACTGACAACGGCACAATACTATTTACTAAATGATGTTCAAATTGCCCCCATTTTTCCAATTAATGTCCTTTCTTCCTTCTAAAATCCAATCCAGAATACCATGTTGCATTGAGCTTTCATGTCCTCTTAGCCTCCTGCaattctgcaatttttttttttttttttttactttttccttgtcTTTAATCACCTCAACACTTTTGAAGAATACTGTTCCTACTGAGGGTCAGTGGACCATTCCTCAGTTTGcataatagagttctgccaagagaatgcattggtcatagcaaacaccctcttccaacaacacaagagaagactctacacatggacgtcaccagatggtcaacaccaaaatcagattgattatattctttgcagccaaagatggagaagctctatacaatcagcaaaaacaagaccaggagctgactgtgctcagatcatgaacttattgccaaattcagacttaaattgaagaaagtagggaaaaccactagaccattcaggtatgacctaaataaaatctctaacaactatacagtggaagtgagaaatagatttaagggactagacagacagagtgcctgatgaactatgggcagaggttcgcGAGATTGTTCAGAAGACAGGGCGCAAGATCATTCCcaaaaaaagagatgcaaaaaggaaaacagctgcgtgaggaggctttacaaatagctgtgaaaagaagagaagccaaaagcaaatgagaaaaggaaagatatacccatatgaatgcagagttccaaagaatagcaaggagagataagaaagccttcctcactgatcagtgcaaagaaatagagggaaaaaatagagtgGGAAACGCTAGAGatatctccaagaaaattagagataccaagggaacatttcatgcaaagacggtctcaataaaggatagaaatggtatggacctaacagaagcagaagagagttagaagaggtggcaagaacacacagaagaactgtacaaagaagatctgcacgatccagataatcacgatggtgtgatcactcacctagagccagacatcctggaatgtgaagtcaagtgggccttaggaagcatcactgtgaacaaagctagtggaggtgatggaattccagttgagctatttcaaatcctaaaagatgatactgtgaaagtgttgcaaatatgccagcaaacttggaaaactcagcagtggtcacaggactggaaaaggtcaattttcattccaatccctaagaaaggcagtgccaaagaatgctcaaactaccgcacaattgcactcatctcacatgctagcaaagtaatgctcaaaattccccaagccagtcttcaacaacacatgaacttccagatgttcaagctggttttagaaaaggaagaggaaccagagatcaaattgccaacatctgcaggATCATTGAAaacacaagagttccagaaaaacatctatttctactttactgactgtgccaaagcctttgactgtgcagatcacaataaactggaaaattctgaaagagataggaataccagaccacctgacctccttcttgagaaatctgtatacaggtcaggaagcaacagttagaaccagacatggaacaacagattggttccaaataggaaaaggagtacatcaagactgtatattgtcaccgtgcttatttaacctatatgcagagtacatcatgagaaacactgggctggaagaagcgcaagctggaatcaagattgtttggagaaatatcaataacctcagatatgcagatgacaccgccttatggcagaaagtgaggaagaattaaagagcctcttgatgaaggtgaaagaggagagtgaaaaagttggcctaaagctcaacattcagaaaactaagatcaagcatccagtcccatcacttcatggcaaatagatggagaaacagtggaaacagtggcagactttattttcttgggctctgaaatcactgcagatggtgattgcagccatgaaataaaaagctgcttactccttggaagaaaagttatgactagcctagacagcatattaaaaagcagagacattactttgccaacaatggtccatctagtcaaggctatggtttttccagtagtcatgtatggatgtgagagttagactataaagaaagctgagtgctgaggaattgatgcttttggtctgtgttgttggagaagactcttgagaatcccttggactgcaaagagatccaaccagtcaatcctaaaggaaatcagtcctgggtgttcattggaaggactgatgttgaagctgaaacttcaatactttggccacctgatgctaacagctgactcatttgaaaagatcctgatgctgggaaagattgagggcaggagaagaaggggacaacagaggatgagatggttggatggcatcaccgactcaatggacatgagtttgagtaaactccgggagttggtgatggacagggaggcctggtgtgctgcagtccatggggttgcaaagagtcggatatgactgagcaactgaactgaattgagctgaaTAGATAACTTTTCTGTGGGAGGAGGGAGAATGCCACACATAGGTGAGGTTCCCTTTTCATCACATCACATTGGGGACCCACGATATTGCTATATCTTATCATCAGTGATATTAATTTTGATCATTCGGTTAGGCGAGCGTCTGCTGagttttttaattgttgttgttgttcagtcgctcagccatgtccgactgtgtggccccatggactgcagcgcaccaggcttccctgttcttcaccatctcccggagtttgctcaaactcatgtccattgagtcggtgatgccatccaaccatctcatcctctgtcatccccttctcctgccttcagtctttcccaccatcagggtcttttccagtgagtcagctcttcacatcaaatggccaaagtattggagctctggcttcagcatcagtccttccaatgaatattcagggtttatttcctttaggattgactggtgtgatatccttgcaatccaaggaactctcaagagtcttctccagcaccacacttcgaaagcattaattctttggcactcagccttctttatgttccaactctcatatccatacatgactactggaaaaaccataactttgactgtatggacttttgttggcaaagtaatgtctctgctttttaatatgctgtctaggtttgtatagcttttcttccaaggagcaagcatcctttaatttcatggctgcagtcaccatccacagtgattttggagcccaagaaaataaggtctgtcactggttccattgtttccccatctatttgccaggaagtgatgggaccggatgccatgatcttcattttcagttataaagttattatttttccctttgtaattaaTGAATTAACTTGGGacagccagttttttttttgggggggtgggttcTTGTCTTTTATTGAGGTTTACTTCACATACAGTAAACTTGATCCTTTACCAGCATACAGTTCTATGAGTTTTGGAAAATGTATAGTCGTGTAACTGCCACTACAGTAAAGATTTAGGGCCGCTCCATCCGCACCCCCAAAGTTCTCTTCTTCCCTTTGCAGTAAGCTGCCTTCCAGCTCTTGGAAACGACTGCtctgttttctctccctcttttctcgtagttttgcttttttctgaatGTCAAATAAGGCCGACCCTTGAGTAACTCCAGGTTGGAAAGGAGTGCTGATGGTCCACCCCGTTGAAAATCTGAGTACTGTGTTTTCTCCATATCCACGGTTCCACGTTCAGGAATTCAAGCAACCGAATGGTTTACTACTGCAGTATCGAGTGCTGAAACACATTCACGTATAGGTAGATGCATTGTTTCATTTATATTTGCTCAAGGGTCaagtataaatgaaatcatacagtgtgtaGCCTTTTCAATATGGTTTCTTACACTTAGCATGGTGCATGGAAGATTCATTCCTGATATGCGTATCAGTagctctttccttttattttttattgaagtgtagttgactctccttcttcttctttttttgaataagGACTCAAGATTCAgatccccttctctctctttttattttttatttttttaaagattttattcacttttttttgtttttggttgtcctgagtcttcattgctgcgcacaggctttctctaggtgcggAGAAcaagggcttctcttgtttcgaagcatgggctctaggtgtgtgggcttcagtagctggggctcatgggctctacagtgtgggctcagtaggtacatgggcttagttgctctgtggcatgtgggatcttcccagaccagggatcgaacccatgtcccctgcattggcaggcagattcttaaccactagaccaccggggaagcccctctctctttttaaaaattaatgaattcatttatttttggctgtactgggtctttgtcgctgtgagggctttctctagttgtggcgagcaggggttactcttcatTGCGATGGCAGGcgtctcgttgcagtggcttctcttgttgcggaacacaggctctagggcatgagggcttcagtagctgcagctcatgggctcagtagtaggGCTCCTGGACTAAagcagaggctcagtagttgtagtatACAGGTTTCGTtggtctgtggcatgtgggatcttcctggatcagggagaatccgtgtctcctgcattggcaggtggattctttatcactgagccaccagggaagccccatcctcctcctctttttaattgaatgaaagattctttaaattctacaGAGCTTTACAATTTCcaaaagtttcacacacatgatttcatcTAGTTCCATAATAACTTCTTT
Proteins encoded in this region:
- the KCNA7 gene encoding potassium voltage-gated channel subfamily A member 7, with amino-acid sequence MEPGCPPPCGCCERVVLNVAGLRFETRARTLGRFPDTLLGDPVRRSRFYDGARREYFFDRHRPSFDAVLYYYQSGGRLRRPAHVPLDVFLEEVAFYGLGGAALARLREDEGCPLPTERPLPRHAFARQLWLLFEFPESSQAARVLAVVSVLVILVSIVVFCLETLPDFRDDRDNPGLAAVAAAGPFSARLNGSSPVPGPPPRLPFDDPFFVVETLCICWFSFELLVRLVTCPSKTAFFKNVMNLIDFVAILPYFVALGTELARQRGVGQPAMSLAILRVIRLVRVFRIFKLSRHSKGLQILGQTLRASMRELGLLIFFLFIGVVLFSSAVYFAEVDRADSHFTSIPESFWWAVVTMTTVGYGDMAPVTVGGKIVGSLCAIAGVLTISLPVPVIVSNFSYFYHRETDDEEAGMYSHVDTQPCGPLEGKVNGGLVDREVSELPPPLWAPPGKHMVTEV